In the genome of Streptomyces sp. Q6, the window AGGACGGCACCCCGAAGATCGTCGACGAGCTGAGCCTGCCCGCCACCGGGCGCGGCGTCGTGCACCGGATCATCACCGACCTCGCCGTCGTCGACGTGACACCGGAGGGTCTCGTCCTGGCCGAACTCGCCCCGGGCGTCACCGTCGACGACGTCCGGGCGGCCACCGTCCCCGAGCTGCGGGTCCCGGCGGGCGTCGCGGCCGTCTGATCGCCCGCTCAGCCGCGGTGGCCCGCCTGTGAGACGAGGTGGATGCGCAGCGCCAGCTGGATCTCCAGGGCGCGCTCCGGGCTCTCCCAGTCGCGTCCCAGGAGCGCGCCGATCCGCTCGATGCGCTGCACCACCGTGTTGACGTGGACGTGCAGCAGATCCTTGGCGCGGATATGGCTGCCGTTGACGGCGAAGTGCGCCTGCAACGTGCGGACCAGCTCGGTGCCCCGGCGCTCGTCCCACTCCAGGACGGGCCCGAGGACCCTGCGCACGAAGCTCGCCGTGTCCTGCTCCTTGCCCAGGAGGACGCCGAGGAAGCCCAGATCGGCGGCGCAGGCCCCGTCGCCGCCGAGCCCGAGCACCCGCATCGCGCTCAGGCAGCGGCGCCCCTCGGTGTAGAAGCCGGGCAGTGCTGCCGGGTCCTCGCACGGGCCCGCGGCGACGACGCTGACGGGGGCGCCGAGTCCCTGCGCGAGGTGGTCGGCGGCGGCGCGGGCGGCGAGGCCCGGCTCCGTGCCGTCGTCGGGGACGAGCAGGACGGCGCGCTGCTCGTACTCGCAGCACAGGCCCTCCTTGCCGAAGAGATACCGCTGGGCCGCTGCCGTCAGCTTGTCGTTCGACTCCGTCACCGCCTCGGCGACCAGGACGAGGTGCGGACGGTTCAGATCGACACCGAGCCGGTGGCCGCGCTCGGCGAGCAGGACGGGATCGCGCCCGGCCCCGTCGAGCAGATCGGTCAGGAGTCCGCCGCGCACCCGGTTCTCCGTCTCGGCGACGGTACGGCGCAGCAGCAGGAGCAGCGCGGTGATCGTGCCGGCGCGCTCGAACAGGCGGCGGTCGGGGCCGTCGAGGTCCGGGCGGCCGTGGAAGGCGAGGCTGCCGAGAAGTTCCTGACCGGCGAGGACGGCGCAGTACCAGACGTCTCCCGCGCGCACGGAACGGCCCTCGGCGCGGGCCCGGCCGACAGCCGTCCTGAGCGCCTCCTGGTCCGGCGCCGTCATCTCCGTACCGCTGTCCGACCGGGCGAGGACGTCGCCGCGCGGGTCGAAGATGGTCAGCCGGCCGCCGAGGAACCCGGCCACCGCCTCGGCGACTTCGGACACCTCCGAGCCGCGCAGGACGAGATCGGTGAGCCGGTCGTGGGCCTCCGCCGCGCGCTGCGTCGACGTCGCGTGCGCCTGGATGACGGCGTTGGCCTCCGTCAGTTCGGCGGCCGCCGCCTTGGCCTCGGCGAGCGCCTTCGCCGTGTCGATGGCGATCGCGGCGTGCGCGGCGAGCGAGCCGAGCAGCGCCACCTCGTCGGGCGAGAAGCTCCGCGGGCCGCGGTCGGACGCGAACAGGACCCCGATGACGTCCCGGCCGCCGGCCCTCCCGGGACCGAGGATCAGCGGCACGCCGAGGATGGCCACCAGCCCCTCGTCCAGGACGCCGTGGTCGATGGTCCGGGTGTGCCGGAAGCGCTCGTCCGTGCGGTAGTCGGGGGAGGCGTAGGGCCGCCGGGTCTGCGCGACGAGGCCGCCGAGGCCCTCGCCCAGCTGAAGCCGGAGCTGCTGGAAGGCGAGCGACACCGAGCCGTCCGTGACCCGCATGAAGGTGTCCTCGGTCGCCTCGTCGACCAGGGTGAGGTAGGCGGTGTCCGTGCCGAGGAGCGTTCTCGCGCGGCGCACGATCGAGTGCAGGACGGCGTCGAGGTCGCGCAGCGCGGCGAGGTCGCCCGCGGTGTCGAACAGGGCGGTGAGCTCGGCCTCGCGGCGGCGCTGGCGGCGCAGCACCTGCCGGACGCCGAGGGCGGTGGAGACCGCCCGGTCGACCTCCCGCAGGTCCGCTTCGCCGACGCCGTCGGCGCGGGCCCGCGCGGCCACGGCCATGTACTCCTCGGCGGACGCCTCGGTGCTCAGCAGTTCCACGAGGTGTCCGAGGGCGGCGGCGGAGCGGGTGGCGAGCTGGGGCATGACGAGAACCTCGGGGAGGGAAGGGCACGCGCCCCGCGACGGGGACGCACCCGCGAGTGGGGGGGCGGGGAGGGGCGATCGGGCGCTCAGTGCGCGGTCCAGCCGCCGTCCAGCGGCAGCGACGTGCCGGTGACGAAGCCGGCGTTCTCGGAGCACAGCCACAGCACCGCGGCGGCGACCTCCGCCGGCTCGATCAGCCGCTTGATCGCGCTGCGCTCCAGCATGATCCTCTCCAGGACCTCCGACTCGGCGATGCCGTGCGCGCGCGCCTGGTCGGAGATCTGCGCCTCGACCATGGGGGTGCGTACGTAACCGGGGTTCACGCAGTTCGAGGTGACTCCGTGCGGCGCGCCCTCCAGCGCGGCGACCTTGCTGAGCCCTTCCATCGCGTGCTTGGCGGCCACATAGGCGCCCTTGAACGGCGAGGCCCGCAGCCCGTGCACGGACGAGAGGTTCACGATGCGGCCCCACCCCTGCGCGTACATGTGGGGCAGGGTGTGCCGGATGATGCGGAACGGCGCCTCGACCATGATCCGCTGGATGAGGGCGAAGCGCTCCGGCGGGAACTCGTGCAGCGGCGCGACGTGCTGGAGTCCGGCGTTGTTGACGACGATGTCGACGGCGGTGGGGAGCAGGTCGACGGCGGACGGGTCGGCCAGGTCGCTGACGCAGGCCGTGCCGCCGATCTCCCCGGCCACCTGGTCGGCGGCCTTCTTCGCCACGTCGAGGACGTACACATGGGCCCCGGCGTCGGCGAGGGCGACGGCGCAGGCGCGTCCGATGCCGCTCGCCGCACCGGTCACCAGAGCGGTCCGGCCTGCGAGGAAGCGGCCTGCGGCGCCGGACGCGACAGGGCCGGCGAGGGGGGCGGTGGCGTCGCCCTCAGGGGAGCGGGTGGTGTTCATGACCGTCACGGTAGGCAGCGGACCGACCCCGGCACATGGTGCGGGAGCCCATGCCCGGGGCGGGTCACCTGGTGGCGCCGCACATGGATCGGCCTCACGCGCACCGGGGCGCCGCCGCTGTGCGCGGCTCGCGGACCAGGGCGTACGGGACGTCCGCGAGCCGCAGCCGGTCCGCCTGGTGCACGCGGCGGGGGCAATACCGGGGATCGGCCCGCCCGTCGCCCATGCTCGACCGCATGGACAACACCGCCGACACCGCCGACACCCCCGTACCCCCACCGGACGCCCCGGTGGCCGACGCGACCGCGGAGGAGCGGCACGCGTCGTGGACCGAGCTCTTCTTCGACCTCGTCGTCGTCGCGGGCATCGGGATGCTGGCCCATCTGCTGCACGACGTCGGCTCGGCGACGGACGTCTACGTCTACGTGGTGCTCTACCTGGCGTTCTGGACGGCCTGGGCGGACTTCGTCATGTACGGGAACGTCGCGGGCGAGCGGGTGCGCACGACCAGCATGCTCGCGGCGATGGTCCTGCTCGCGGTGATGGTCGCCGCCGTGCCCGAGGTCAGGGACGCGCACGGCGCCGCCTTCGCCCTCGCGTACGTCGGGCTGCGGCTGCTCGGGGACCGGATGTGGCGCCGCGGGCAGGTCGTCGTCGACTGGCCGCTGGTGCAGCTGGGCTTCGGCACGGTGCCGTGGATGGTGTCCGTGTTCGTGGACGCGCCGTGGCGGTACGCGCTGTGGGGTCTCGGCATCGCCGTCGACCTCACCGTCATGTTCGCCGTCTCCGGCACCCGGATCCTCAAGGGCGCGCGGGACCGCATGGAGCACATCCGGCGGACCACCCCGGAGCGGGCCGCGGGCATGGAGGTCAGCGCGCTGCGCACGGACCCCGCCCACCTCGCCGAACGACTGGGCCTGTACGTGATCATCGTGCTCGGCGAAGGCCTGATCCAGGTCATCGACGAGGCGTCCGAGGCCGAGTGGGACCTCACCCTCGGCGGGGTGACGGCCGGTGCCTTCGCGCTGCTCGTGGCGATCTGGGTGCTCTCGGTGCGCTACGGCTACGCGGCCGTGCCGCATCTCTCGCCCACCCGGCTGCCCGTGCGGATCGCCATGGCGCTGCACTGCTTCAGCACTGGCGCGCTCGCCGTGCTCGCGACCGGCCTCGGCGCGGCCGTCGCGCACGTCCACGGTGAACTTCCGGCGCACGTACGGTGGTTGTTGTGCGGGGCGCTGGCCTTCTACTTCGCCCTGGTGTCGCTGACGGCGGCGCTGCTGGTGGGCGTGCGGTGGCTCCTGTCGAGCGCGCTCCAGTGCACCCTCGCCCCGCTGGTCCTCGGTGCCGTCGGGGGCGGGCTCGGCGCGGTGGCGCTGGTGTGGGTGCTGGCGGGGATCGCGTACT includes:
- a CDS encoding helix-turn-helix domain-containing protein, which gives rise to MPQLATRSAAALGHLVELLSTEASAEEYMAVAARARADGVGEADLREVDRAVSTALGVRQVLRRQRRREAELTALFDTAGDLAALRDLDAVLHSIVRRARTLLGTDTAYLTLVDEATEDTFMRVTDGSVSLAFQQLRLQLGEGLGGLVAQTRRPYASPDYRTDERFRHTRTIDHGVLDEGLVAILGVPLILGPGRAGGRDVIGVLFASDRGPRSFSPDEVALLGSLAAHAAIAIDTAKALAEAKAAAAELTEANAVIQAHATSTQRAAEAHDRLTDLVLRGSEVSEVAEAVAGFLGGRLTIFDPRGDVLARSDSGTEMTAPDQEALRTAVGRARAEGRSVRAGDVWYCAVLAGQELLGSLAFHGRPDLDGPDRRLFERAGTITALLLLLRRTVAETENRVRGGLLTDLLDGAGRDPVLLAERGHRLGVDLNRPHLVLVAEAVTESNDKLTAAAQRYLFGKEGLCCEYEQRAVLLVPDDGTEPGLAARAAADHLAQGLGAPVSVVAAGPCEDPAALPGFYTEGRRCLSAMRVLGLGGDGACAADLGFLGVLLGKEQDTASFVRRVLGPVLEWDERRGTELVRTLQAHFAVNGSHIRAKDLLHVHVNTVVQRIERIGALLGRDWESPERALEIQLALRIHLVSQAGHRG
- a CDS encoding 3-hydroxybutyrate dehydrogenase, with the protein product MNTTRSPEGDATAPLAGPVASGAAGRFLAGRTALVTGAASGIGRACAVALADAGAHVYVLDVAKKAADQVAGEIGGTACVSDLADPSAVDLLPTAVDIVVNNAGLQHVAPLHEFPPERFALIQRIMVEAPFRIIRHTLPHMYAQGWGRIVNLSSVHGLRASPFKGAYVAAKHAMEGLSKVAALEGAPHGVTSNCVNPGYVRTPMVEAQISDQARAHGIAESEVLERIMLERSAIKRLIEPAEVAAAVLWLCSENAGFVTGTSLPLDGGWTAH
- a CDS encoding low temperature requirement protein A; the encoded protein is MDNTADTADTPVPPPDAPVADATAEERHASWTELFFDLVVVAGIGMLAHLLHDVGSATDVYVYVVLYLAFWTAWADFVMYGNVAGERVRTTSMLAAMVLLAVMVAAVPEVRDAHGAAFALAYVGLRLLGDRMWRRGQVVVDWPLVQLGFGTVPWMVSVFVDAPWRYALWGLGIAVDLTVMFAVSGTRILKGARDRMEHIRRTTPERAAGMEVSALRTDPAHLAERLGLYVIIVLGEGLIQVIDEASEAEWDLTLGGVTAGAFALLVAIWVLSVRYGYAAVPHLSPTRLPVRIAMALHCFSTGALAVLATGLGAAVAHVHGELPAHVRWLLCGALAFYFALVSLTAALLVGVRWLLSSALQCTLAPLVLGAVGGGLGAVALVWVLAGIAYWQVLWVLRPMPSRRRSRAR